One region of Wyeomyia smithii strain HCP4-BCI-WySm-NY-G18 chromosome 3, ASM2978416v1, whole genome shotgun sequence genomic DNA includes:
- the LOC129727204 gene encoding uncharacterized protein LOC129727204 isoform X2 — MDVYSKINNGKLARLYDKLMTKLDQDSKDKFAVNLATDLGIDSSLRYLKTHKYIHYSEVNFNGNVNKLCKKETTENGVTMESLLLMVENDLKSMGIIKKGPTVLILDFINTSKACLAEDENVQESLEPDIASTTLTDNELESILEQHPRFHGIYVKKLAPNGTLQHGELLLMTRILCDHFYGRRIWEDQNYPTHFEKKMLAERIVRAYPQLGKPVSCGAPLESVFFL, encoded by the exons ATGGATGTCTATAGCAAAATAAATAACG GAAAATTGGCTCGGTTATATGATAAACTCATGACAAAATTGGATCAagattcaaaagataaatttgcAG TGAACCTAGCTACAGATTTAGGCATTGATTCAAGCCTGCGGTATTTGAAAACTCATAAATACATACATTACTCAGAAGTTAACTTTAATGGTAATGTTAACAAACTATGCAAAAAGGAAACAACAG aGAACGGAGTTACCATGGAGAGCCTACTTTTAATGGTCGAGAACGATTTAAAAAGCATGGGAATCATTAAAAAAGGACCGACTGTTTTAATCCTGGATTTTATCAACACATCGAAGGCTTGTCTTGCTGAAGATGAAAATGTTCAAGAGTCTCTGGAACCAGACATCGCATCTACTACTTTGACG GATAATGAACTGGAATCAATCTTGGAGCAACATCCACGTTTTCATGGCATATACGTCAAAAAGTTGGCTCCCAATGGTACTCTGCAGCATGGAGAGTTACTACTTATGACAAGAATCTTGTGTGATCATTTCTACGGTCGGCGCATTTGGGAGGACCAAAA CTACCCaacacattttgaaaaaaagatgCTTGCTGAGCGAATCGTCAGGGCATATCCCCAGTTAGGCAAACCTGTTTCCTGTGGAGCACCTCTCGAG tcggtgttttttttataa
- the LOC129727204 gene encoding uncharacterized protein LOC129727204 isoform X4 has protein sequence MDVYSKINNGKLARLYDKLMTKLDQDSKDKFAENGVTMESLLLMVENDLKSMGIIKKGPTVLILDFINTSKACLAEDENVQESLEPDIASTTLTDNELESILEQHPRFHGIYVKKLAPNGTLQHGELLLMTRILCDHFYGRRIWEDQNYPTHFEKKMLAERIVRAYPQLGKPVSCGAPLESVFFL, from the exons ATGGATGTCTATAGCAAAATAAATAACG GAAAATTGGCTCGGTTATATGATAAACTCATGACAAAATTGGATCAagattcaaaagataaatttgcAG aGAACGGAGTTACCATGGAGAGCCTACTTTTAATGGTCGAGAACGATTTAAAAAGCATGGGAATCATTAAAAAAGGACCGACTGTTTTAATCCTGGATTTTATCAACACATCGAAGGCTTGTCTTGCTGAAGATGAAAATGTTCAAGAGTCTCTGGAACCAGACATCGCATCTACTACTTTGACG GATAATGAACTGGAATCAATCTTGGAGCAACATCCACGTTTTCATGGCATATACGTCAAAAAGTTGGCTCCCAATGGTACTCTGCAGCATGGAGAGTTACTACTTATGACAAGAATCTTGTGTGATCATTTCTACGGTCGGCGCATTTGGGAGGACCAAAA CTACCCaacacattttgaaaaaaagatgCTTGCTGAGCGAATCGTCAGGGCATATCCCCAGTTAGGCAAACCTGTTTCCTGTGGAGCACCTCTCGAG tcggtgttttttttataa
- the LOC129727204 gene encoding uncharacterized protein LOC129727204 isoform X1, which produces MSYGFKYYEVIIKSCYQFAGKLARLYDKLMTKLDQDSKDKFAVNLATDLGIDSSLRYLKTHKYIHYSEVNFNGNVNKLCKKETTENGVTMESLLLMVENDLKSMGIIKKGPTVLILDFINTSKACLAEDENVQESLEPDIASTTLTDNELESILEQHPRFHGIYVKKLAPNGTLQHGELLLMTRILCDHFYGRRIWEDQNYPTHFEKKMLAERIVRAYPQLGKPVSCGAPLESVFFL; this is translated from the exons ATGTCTTACGGCTTCAAGTATTACGAAGTGATTATTAAAAGCTGTTATCAATTTGCAGGAAAATTGGCTCGGTTATATGATAAACTCATGACAAAATTGGATCAagattcaaaagataaatttgcAG TGAACCTAGCTACAGATTTAGGCATTGATTCAAGCCTGCGGTATTTGAAAACTCATAAATACATACATTACTCAGAAGTTAACTTTAATGGTAATGTTAACAAACTATGCAAAAAGGAAACAACAG aGAACGGAGTTACCATGGAGAGCCTACTTTTAATGGTCGAGAACGATTTAAAAAGCATGGGAATCATTAAAAAAGGACCGACTGTTTTAATCCTGGATTTTATCAACACATCGAAGGCTTGTCTTGCTGAAGATGAAAATGTTCAAGAGTCTCTGGAACCAGACATCGCATCTACTACTTTGACG GATAATGAACTGGAATCAATCTTGGAGCAACATCCACGTTTTCATGGCATATACGTCAAAAAGTTGGCTCCCAATGGTACTCTGCAGCATGGAGAGTTACTACTTATGACAAGAATCTTGTGTGATCATTTCTACGGTCGGCGCATTTGGGAGGACCAAAA CTACCCaacacattttgaaaaaaagatgCTTGCTGAGCGAATCGTCAGGGCATATCCCCAGTTAGGCAAACCTGTTTCCTGTGGAGCACCTCTCGAG tcggtgttttttttataa
- the LOC129727204 gene encoding uncharacterized protein LOC129727204 isoform X3: MTKLDQDSKDKFAVNLATDLGIDSSLRYLKTHKYIHYSEVNFNGNVNKLCKKETTENGVTMESLLLMVENDLKSMGIIKKGPTVLILDFINTSKACLAEDENVQESLEPDIASTTLTDNELESILEQHPRFHGIYVKKLAPNGTLQHGELLLMTRILCDHFYGRRIWEDQNYPTHFEKKMLAERIVRAYPQLGKPVSCGAPLESVFFL; encoded by the exons ATGACAAAATTGGATCAagattcaaaagataaatttgcAG TGAACCTAGCTACAGATTTAGGCATTGATTCAAGCCTGCGGTATTTGAAAACTCATAAATACATACATTACTCAGAAGTTAACTTTAATGGTAATGTTAACAAACTATGCAAAAAGGAAACAACAG aGAACGGAGTTACCATGGAGAGCCTACTTTTAATGGTCGAGAACGATTTAAAAAGCATGGGAATCATTAAAAAAGGACCGACTGTTTTAATCCTGGATTTTATCAACACATCGAAGGCTTGTCTTGCTGAAGATGAAAATGTTCAAGAGTCTCTGGAACCAGACATCGCATCTACTACTTTGACG GATAATGAACTGGAATCAATCTTGGAGCAACATCCACGTTTTCATGGCATATACGTCAAAAAGTTGGCTCCCAATGGTACTCTGCAGCATGGAGAGTTACTACTTATGACAAGAATCTTGTGTGATCATTTCTACGGTCGGCGCATTTGGGAGGACCAAAA CTACCCaacacattttgaaaaaaagatgCTTGCTGAGCGAATCGTCAGGGCATATCCCCAGTTAGGCAAACCTGTTTCCTGTGGAGCACCTCTCGAG tcggtgttttttttataa